The following are encoded together in the Robertmurraya sp. FSL R5-0851 genome:
- a CDS encoding IS110 family transposase: METLYKRCAGLDVHSETIVACVLMGESEADLVKETETFPTMTKDLFRLLKWLEEKQVTHIAMESTGVYWKPVYNILEDFFDITLANAQRIKNVPGRKTDVSDAEWIAKLLRHGLIEKSFVPPEDIRNLRDLTRLRKKWIGHMTSEKNRIQKVLETSNIKLSTVISDVFGVSGRKLLEQLMSNGYLDQKDVEQRIHGRMAHKKQSITDSLFGTINDHQLFLIKQSWMHIVYLEELISDIEKRIDEILKDYKEEVDIIVTMTGIKKDTAATIIAEIGVNMEQFPTSKHIASWAGLSPGNHESAGKRKSTRTVKGNPHIKSALCEAAWAASRSKNTRLSAKYWSLAARRGKKKALVAIGHRMLTIIYHMLKNKEPYHEST; encoded by the coding sequence ATGGAAACATTGTACAAACGGTGTGCTGGCTTGGATGTTCACTCAGAGACTATTGTAGCCTGTGTCCTAATGGGTGAATCAGAGGCAGACCTGGTAAAAGAAACTGAAACATTTCCTACTATGACTAAAGACTTGTTTCGGCTTCTAAAGTGGTTAGAAGAAAAACAGGTAACTCATATTGCGATGGAAAGCACTGGCGTTTACTGGAAACCTGTTTATAACATCTTAGAAGATTTTTTTGATATTACCTTGGCAAACGCACAAAGAATCAAAAACGTTCCCGGTAGAAAGACAGATGTGTCAGATGCAGAATGGATTGCCAAATTATTAAGACATGGATTAATAGAGAAGAGCTTTGTTCCTCCAGAGGACATAAGAAATCTAAGGGATCTAACTCGTCTCCGCAAGAAATGGATTGGTCATATGACATCTGAAAAGAATCGAATCCAAAAGGTACTTGAGACTTCAAATATCAAATTAAGTACAGTAATTTCAGATGTATTTGGAGTTTCCGGCAGGAAACTTTTAGAACAACTAATGTCTAATGGTTACTTAGATCAAAAAGACGTTGAACAAAGAATTCATGGTCGAATGGCTCATAAAAAACAGTCAATTACGGACTCCTTGTTTGGTACGATAAATGACCACCAATTATTTCTTATCAAACAATCTTGGATGCACATTGTCTATCTAGAAGAGTTAATATCAGATATTGAAAAAAGGATAGATGAAATCTTAAAAGACTACAAAGAAGAAGTGGATATCATTGTCACGATGACAGGTATTAAAAAAGATACAGCAGCTACAATAATTGCAGAAATCGGAGTAAATATGGAACAATTTCCTACTTCCAAACATATTGCTTCCTGGGCAGGACTATCACCAGGAAATCATGAAAGTGCAGGGAAAAGAAAAAGCACACGGACGGTGAAAGGAAACCCTCATATTAAGTCAGCACTTTGCGAAGCTGCGTGGGCAGCATCACGAAGTAAAAACACCAGGTTATCCGCTAAATATTGGTCACTAGCTGCAAGAAGAGGAAAGAAAAAAGCACTCGTTGCCATTGGACATCGAATGCTTACAATCATCTATCACATGCTAAAGAACAAAGAACCCTACCATGAGTCAACATAA
- a CDS encoding GNAT family N-acetyltransferase: MTNLFKGKLIKLTTVRAEDAAIMASWEENSDYLRNLDTDIAYPHSIAELEEDKERSSNSAYFRLRTIENDILIGFVVIHSIEWNNRVGSLAIGIGDTNYQNKGYGSEALQLILRYAFHELNLHRVGLDVIGYNSRAIRAYEKAGFIVEGRLRSAINRDGRYSDRIMMGILRSEWEQQVLKQ; this comes from the coding sequence ATGACGAATTTATTTAAGGGGAAATTAATAAAGCTTACTACTGTCCGTGCAGAGGACGCAGCAATTATGGCATCATGGGAGGAAAACTCAGACTATTTACGTAATCTTGATACGGATATCGCCTATCCGCATTCCATTGCGGAACTTGAAGAGGATAAAGAACGAAGCTCTAATTCAGCGTATTTCCGGTTACGAACAATAGAGAATGACATTTTAATTGGTTTTGTTGTCATCCACTCTATCGAATGGAATAATCGGGTCGGTTCTTTAGCCATTGGAATAGGAGATACAAACTATCAAAATAAAGGCTATGGTAGTGAAGCATTACAATTAATCCTCCGTTATGCATTTCATGAGTTAAATCTACATCGAGTGGGTTTGGACGTCATTGGCTATAACAGTCGGGCAATCCGCGCATATGAAAAAGCAGGTTTTATCGTAGAAGGAAGACTTCGTTCCGCTATTAATCGTGACGGGCGTTATTCCGATCGTATTATGATGGGGATATTAAGATCAGAATGGGAACAACAAGTTTTAAAGCAATAG
- a CDS encoding FMN-dependent NADH-azoreductase, with the protein MTKVLYITAHPHDDTQSYSMAVGKAFIDTYKEKNSDHEVLHLDLYKEDIPQIDVDVFSGWGKLQSGKGFDELSSEEKAKVARLGELCDQFISFDKYVFVTPLWNFSFPPVMKAYLDAVSVAGKTFKYTAEGPIGLLTDKKSLHIQARGGVYSEGPAAALEMGHRYLSVIMQFYGVPSFEGLFVEGHNAMPDKAQEIKENAIARAKDLAHTF; encoded by the coding sequence ATGACAAAAGTCCTTTACATTACTGCTCATCCACACGATGACACACAGTCTTATAGTATGGCTGTAGGTAAAGCATTTATTGACACGTACAAAGAAAAAAATTCGGATCACGAGGTCTTACACTTAGATCTTTATAAAGAGGATATTCCTCAAATTGATGTTGACGTATTCAGTGGCTGGGGAAAGCTACAATCAGGAAAAGGTTTTGATGAGCTTTCTTCAGAGGAAAAGGCTAAGGTGGCACGCCTTGGTGAACTTTGTGATCAATTTATCTCTTTTGACAAATATGTATTTGTTACTCCACTTTGGAATTTTTCATTCCCTCCAGTGATGAAGGCGTATCTTGATGCGGTTTCTGTTGCTGGAAAGACATTTAAGTACACAGCCGAAGGTCCAATAGGATTATTAACGGATAAAAAATCTTTACATATTCAAGCGCGTGGTGGGGTTTACTCTGAAGGTCCTGCTGCAGCCCTTGAAATGGGGCACCGTTATTTAAGTGTGATTATGCAATTTTACGGAGTTCCTTCGTTTGAAGGATTATTTGTAGAAGGTCATAATGCGATGCCAGATAAAGCACAAGAAATCAAAGAGAATGCGATTGCAAGAGCAAAGGATTTAGCCCATACATTTTAA